TCGAGGAACTGCGCCAGTCCGCCATTGATGTCCTGAAGCTCAACGACCTCGGCACCATGACCAGCGCCGCACCCAACCTGTACCCGCACATGTGGAGCTGGGACGCAGCCTTCGTCGCCATCGGGCTCGCCCGCTACGACGTGGCTCGGGCGATCACCGAACTCAAAACCCTGCAGGCCGCCCAGTGGTCCACCGGCATGATCCCGCACATCGTCTTCAGCGAAAACTCCGCCGGCTACTTCCCGGGCTTTGACCGCTGGGGCACCGCTTCCGCGGCGGCACGCCCCGAGGCGTTCAAGAGCAGCGGCATCTGCCAGCCTCCCGTCCACGCCATCGCCGTGCGGCACATTGTGGACCGCGGCCGGGAAAACGGCGGGGCGGACCAGGAAGCGGCCGAGGCCTTCCTGTCCGAATCCTTCGACGGCTGGCTGGCGTGGCACCGCTGGCTCGCCGAGGTCCGGGACCCGGAAGGGGTGGGCCTCATTGAGATCCACCACGGCTGGGAATCAGGGTTCGATAACTCCCCCCGCTGGGACGGCCCCTACTCCCGGATCAACCCCGGGACGGTCGAGCCGTTCACCCGGCGCGACACCCTCCACGTCGCCGATGTCAGCGAACGCCCCGATGACGCCGAGTACACCAAGTATCTGTGGCTAGTCCAGCAGATGGCATCCGTCGATTTCGACGACCGTGCCGTCCAGGACATCATCGACTTCCGGGTCAGGGACGTCTTCTTCTCCGGCATCATGGCCGCGTCCTCCGACGTCCTCGCTGACCTGGCCGACGAGATCGGCCGCCCGGAGGACGCCGCGGAGCTGCGCGGCTACGCCGTGCGGTTCCGGAACGGTGTCGCGTCCAGTATTGACCCGGAGACCGGGCTGGCCCGCGACTACGACGTCCTGGCCGGAGAGTGGATCTCGACCCAGACGGTGTCCGGCTTCGCAGCCCTCGTCGCCGGCGGCGAGCCCGCGACCATGGCCGTTCAGCGGAACCTGCTCCAGGGCCCGGACTGGATGGGATACCCGGACATGCGGTTCCCCCTGCCGCCGTCCACATCGCCGGCAAGCCCTGCCTTCCGTTCCCGGACCTACTGGCGCGGCCCCGTCTGGCCGTTCCTGAATCTGCTGCTCGGCTGGGCGGCGAAGCGCGACGGGCAGAACGAACTATACGAGACGCTCAAGTCCGCGTCCCTGCGCCAACTCGCGGACCTGAAGTTCGGTGAATACTACGAGCCCTTCACCGGCGAACCCCTGGGCAGCCTGAACCAGGCGTGGACGGCTGCCGCCGCCCTGGAATGGATCGGCGCCGCAAGATGACCGTCCTCATTGCCTGCGACAAGTTCAAGGGCTCCCTCACCGCAGCCGAGGTCTGCGACAGCCTCCGGTCCGGGCTGCTCCGGGCCCGGCCCGGGCTGGACATCGTCTCGGTCCCCATCGCCGACGGCGGCGACGGCACCGTCGCCGCTGCCGGTGCCGCCGGCTACGAGGAAATCGAGGCCAAGGTCAGCGGACCCACCGGCGCCCCCTTGACCGCAGTGTTCGCCCTCGACCGGCCCAGCGGGACCGCGGTCGTGGAGATGGCCCAGGCGTCCGGGCTGGAACGGCTGCCTGGCGGTGTCCTGGAGCCCCTGACAGCCAGCAGCTACGGCACCGGCGAACTCGTCCTCGCCGCGCTCGACGCCGGGGCCACGACCATCGTCCTCGCAGTCGGCGGCAGTGCCTGCACCGACGGCGGGGCCGGCTTCCTCCAGGCGTTGGGGATGTCCCTGCGTGCCGACGATGGCAGGGAACTTCCACCCGGGGGCGGTGCCCTGAGCGGCCTCGCCGCCGTCGACCAGTCCTCGCTGGATCCGCGTCTGTCCGGCTGTCATTTCATCCTGGCGTCCGATGTGGACAACGTCCTGGTGGGACCCCAAGGCGCGGCAGCCGTTTACGGCCCGCAGAAAGGGGCCACGGCCGCCGACGTCGCGCAGCTGGACGGCGGATTGTCCCGCTTCGCCGGGGTTCTGGGCCGGACCCCGGGCATAGCTCCGGACACCGAGCTCCGGCCGGGATCCGGCGCTGCTGGCGGACTCGGCTATGCCGCCATGGCGGTGCTAGACGCTAAGCAGCACCCCGGCGTCGAGGTGGTGATGCGGCTTTCCGGACTCGACGACATCATTACGGGATTGACCGACCGCGACCTCGTCATCACCGGCGAAGGCTCCCTCGATGTCCAGACGCTGAGCGGCAAAGCGGCAGCTGGCGTGGCGCTGGCCGCACGGGCAGCCGGCGTACCGGTGATCGCCGTCTGCGGACAACGCAAACTCACACCCGACCAACTTGAGGGCATTGGCATCGCCCAGGCGTACGCCCTGACAGACACCAGGCAGGACGTCCGCGCGTGCATCGAAGAAGCTGCGGACATCCTGCAGACCACAACCAAGAGGATCGCGGAGGACTGGCTATGACCGACACACACCAAGGGACCATCATCGGACTCGACATCGGCGGTACCAAGACCCGCGGCATCCGGATCGTCGACGGCGCCGTCACCGATGACCGGTCCACGGGCAGCGCCAACGTTCAGAACGTCACGCTGGAGGAAGCGGCCCGGCGGCTTGGCGAACTCCTCTCAGGCCTCGGAGCGGCCGACGCCGACGCCGTCTTCGTCGGGGCCGGCGGCATCGACACCGAAGCCGACGCCGAGCAACTCCGCCGACTCATCGCCCCCCACGCCCCGCGCGCCGACGTCACCGTCATCCACGACACCCGGCTCATCCTCGCGGCCGGCGGCACGGACACCGGGATCGCCATCATTTCCGGAACCGGCTCCGCTGCGTGGGGAACCAACGCCGCCGGGCAGACCGGACGCGCCGGCGGCTGGGGCTACCTCCTCGGGGATGAAGGCAGCGGCTACTGGTTCGGCCGCGAAGCGGTGCGGCACAGCCTTGACCGCACCAACCGCGGACAGGACATCGATCCGCTCACCCGTGAGCTGCTCGATTACTGTGGTCTCGCCTCCCCGGAGCAACTGATCAGCCTGTTCCACGGCACCGCCGGACGCCACTACTGGGCCGACGCCTCGCGCTTGGTCTTCGACGCCGCCAACGCCGGCCACGGCCCCAGCCTCGCCATCATCGACGCCGGGGCCCGGCACTTGGCTGAACAGGCGGCCGCCGTGGCCGCCCGGATCGGCATCACCGGTCCCGTCGTGCTCGGCGGCGGCCTGGTGACCAACCAGCCGACCTTCCAGCAAAGCATCACGAGGCACCTTGAGGACCGGGGACTCACCGACATCCGGGTGCTGGCGCAGGAGCCCGTCTTCGGAGTCCTGCAGCTCGCCCGGGACAGGGCCATGGCGTGACCGAGGCCGCCGCGGTCCCGCGGTGCAGCGGGAGAACAACAGGACGGCCGGTAGGATGATCAGCCGGACAGGAGGACCAATGACAATCGAACGAGTACCCGCCAGGCTCAGCGGCGCGACCTCGCACGGCCATCTGTTGGACCTGATCCGGGCCACCGGCGGTATGTCGCGCCAGCAGCTCTTGGCCAGCACCGGCATGTCCCGCGCCACCCTTTATGAGCGGCTGGAGACGCTGCTGCGCCGGAATCTGATCTACGAGGCCGAGAGCATGGAAGCAACCGGGGGCCGGCGCTCCCGCAAAATCCGCTTCGAGGACCGCGGCCGTGTGGTCCTGTCCTTCGCGCTGGGCCAAACCCACGCGACCGTCGCGGTATCCGACACCAACGGCCGGCAGCTCAGGTCACGCTCGGTGGAGCACCGGATCAACGCACCCGAAGACACCGTCCTTCAGCCGCTCATCCGGATCGGCACCGAACTCCTCGACGCCGGCACCGGGGAAACCCTGATCGGTATCGGAGTGAGCGTGCCGGCTCCCGTGGACGCCGGCACCGGATATGTCGTCCACCCGACCACGATCCCCGAGTGGGAACCGGATGCCGTGGTGACCTCCGTATCCAGCCAGTGGCAGGTTCCCATTGTGGTCGAAAACGACGCCCGGGCCGGTGCCCTGGGCGAATGCACCACCGAGAACGAGACCACCGTCTACGTCAAAGTCGCCACCGGCATCGGCTGCGGAATCGTCGTCGACGGGACCATTCTTCGCGGCGCTCACGGCGCCGCCGGGGACATCGGCCATATCCACGTCGCCTCCGACGGGCCGCTGTGCCGGTGCGGACGCCGCGGCTGCCTGGCCACCTTCAGCTCCGGCAGCTCGCTCATCGACCGGCTCAACAGTCAGGGCATGACGAGCCTGGACGAAATCGCCCGTGCGGCCGAACAGGGCCAGCCCGACGTCGAAGCACAGCTGCTCTCCGCAGCAGAGGTTCTCGGCGGCGCCTTGGCAGCGACTGTCACGACAGTCAACCCGAACAGGCTGGTGCTCGGCGGCACAATCGGTACCATTCCGTACTTCGCAGAGCGGGTCCGCTCCAGAGTGCTCAAGGACGTCGTTGAACGTATCGCAGAAGGCCTGTTGGTCGTCGCTGGGGCGACCGGCGATCACGCCGCGGTAGATGGACTCACCCGACTCGTGATGCGGAAAGTCTTCGCGCCCGACGCCATCGACTTGTTAATTGTCGATTACCCGATCAACTAGCAGGCAACAACAAGCCACGATCCTAGGCACCTCTGGCCTATCGCGTGCAGTCCAAAGTCATGAAATAGGACATCTCGTTCCGGGCTGCTCCCACGGAACTGATCCCAGGCCATCAGCCCCCTCCTGACCAACCGGAGACCTGACCGCGACGGCTTTCACGGACTACGCCTCACAGCGAAACGCCCACAAAAAAGCCCTCCCCAGCACGCGGGGAACCCTGCCCACCGGTTCCTGCCGAGCCGAGTCAGACCAACTCACCGCCGGATGACACCAAGATTGCCCCCTCTCCTCAGCCCACCCAACCAACCTGGGCCAGCCCATAGCCCGGGGCGACTCCATGAAAGGTATACCCCGTGTTTCTTCCAATCACCAACGAGCCCCGGAACTATGAGTGGGGCTCGTTGACGGCAATCAGCGGATTGCTGGGCCGTCAGGCATCCGGCAGTCCCGAGGCGGAACTATGGCTGGGAGACCATCCAGGATCTCCTGCACAGATACTTGACCAGGACCTTGCCAATGGCGCCACGACCCTCGATCACTGGATCGCCGCAGACCCGGTCACTGCGCTTGGCACTGACAGCGGGGAGGCACGGCTGGGCTTCCTCCTGAAAATCCTGGCCGCCGATGCACCCTTGTCCCTCCAAGCCCACCCGACGCGGGAGCAAGCCGTGACCGGGTTCGCCCGCGAGAACGCTGCCGGCATACCGCTTGACGCGGCACACCGAAACTACAAGGACGTCCAGCATAAGCCCGAAGTGATCTACGCCCTCAGCGAGACGTTCGAAGCTCTCGCGTCACCCTCAGGCGCGGTGAGGCGCTGTATCTGCCGGCCGGCAACATCCATGCCTACCTGCAAGGGGTCGCAGTTGAAGTGACGGCCGCCTCTGACAACGTGCTCCGCGGCGGATTGACACCCAAACACATAGACATCCCGGAACTCCTGGATGTGCTCACATGCGACCCGATGCCAATTCCCTACCTGACGCCGCCGACCGCATCCGACGGAACCGAGTCGTTCGAGCCGGATATCACCGATTTCCGCCAGATCCGCATATCCACGGGCACTCAATCTGCTCTCAAGCTTGAAGGACCTGCCATCGTCGGGTGCATCAAGGGTAAAACAAAGTTCCGCGGTGACAAGTCACTCTCCACCCTGGCACAGGGAGATTTCCTTTTCGTGACACCCGACGAATCGCAGCTGACAGTCGCCCCCGGCGGGGAGATTTACGTTGCAACAAAGGCGCTCTCCAGCCCACAAATATCCTCAAGCCGTTGGTATTGACCAAACCTGAGCTAGGGATCTCGTGGCAGCTCGTCGTTTGAAGAGGGGCACCAAAATGCCAGGCCCGCCAGGCCAGTGTTCCCTGTGGAATTAATCCTGCGCTAACGCCGGCGACGTCTGCTGCCCGCGGCCGGGCCATCAAAGCTGTGTGGTCATCGATGCTCCGGCAAAGATCAAACCATTTCGGTTTGGGCATGCGCGTCCGGTGGTGGTCCTCCCTGCAGGACCCTGGAAGCAGGGACCGGGATCCACGGTCTAGCCCGAATTTTTCATGATGGTCGGGTTGGGGTTCAGGGCCGAGGCTAATTTCAGGTCCGGCTGTTTTTGCTGTTTTGGACGTGCGGATGGGGCCTGTTGTCGCTGGTTGGGCGTCGGGTTCCACGTATTCCGATGGGTCGTGCTGGTCGTTGTTGGGGCTGGCCGTCCGGTGTTCAGGCCAGCAGGACCCGGTGTCGGCGGCTGTTTTTAGCTCGGCGATGCCGGCCAGGAGGGTGGTGATCGTGCCGGTTTCCGGTGCTTTGTCGGGGATCAGTAGCCTGCTCTGCCGGGCCCGGGTGATGATTTCCCGGCGGTGGCGAAGAGCCGCTAACGCCAGCGTTTGATGTCCCAGCCGCGGGCCTTGTGGCCGGTTGGCAGCGCGGTGAGTTGGAGCCAGGAGACCAGGTTCATGGCCAGGGCGGCGATGGTGGCCCAGGCCTGGTTGGCGGGGAAATCGAAGAACGGCAGCTTCCCGAGTCCGGTGTTCTTCAGGGTTTTGATCCGGTTCTCACACCGTCCCCGGGCCCGGTGCAGGGCATCCAGGGTGGGTCCGTGCCAGCGCGGTGAGATTGTCAGGAAAGCGGTGATCCGGTGTCCGTCTGCATCGAGCAAGGTCGACTGCGCCCCGGGGTGGAGAGGTTCGGCCCGCAGATACAGGTTTGTCCCCGCCGGGTAGTCGGTGAGCCCGAGGATCTCGGTGGCGTTGATAACCCATGCGTCGGCGCGTTCCTTCCCGTTCTGGTCCAAGGCCGGCTGCCAGTACTTTTTGTCGTTGATCCTACCGACCATAGGGGCTTTGAGCACCGGTACCGGGTAGGACGCCGTGAACTGCACGCCCAGTGATGCGAGGTAATGCAGGAATTTCCGGGACGCCCCGGCGCTGTCGGTACGCACCAGCACCTTCTCCCCGATGAGCTCTCCGTGCTCGTCGTAGAAATCGTCGGGGAGCTGTTCGATGGCCTAGGTGAATACCTTGATGTGGTCCTCTGCGCTGTTGGCCCCGGCATTGCCCGGACGCATCACCGCGGCCAGGATCTCCCCGGTCCCGTTGCCCGCCCCGTAATCGACGCTGGCAATGAAAGGGGCGAAGCCATAACCGCCCTTGTAGGTGCCGTGCGCCTGGTCCTTGTCACTGTGGGAGCTCACGAGCGTGGCGTCCAGGTCGATGATGAGCGGGTCCAGGGCCGTGGCCTTCAACGCCGGGTTCCGGTCCCCGGCAGCTTCCCACGCCCGGGAGCTCAGTTCCCGCGTCAGCGTGGCGAAACCGTAGGTGAAGACCTCCGGGTTGGTCACGGTCCGCTCAAAGAACCGCGAGATTGTCGCGTTCGAGGCGACCTTTCCGAAGACGCCGGTTCCGGTGCGCAGGATGTCCAGATCGGAGACGTGTTCCCCGCCGCCGGCGAGCATGACTGCCAACGAGCCCAGGATCGTGCCGGGCCGATGCCGGGCCCCGGAGGGGACGAACTGGCCCAAACGGTCCTCGCACAAGCCCCGGAACCCAAGGGCGTCAACAAAGGAAGTCACCACGTTCAGCCCGGCATGGGAGACCAGCGACTGGCCCGTCGTGGCGACAGGAAGCGACGGGAAAACTCCGGTAATCTTGGACATCAGAAAGGTGCTTCTTTCAGCCGGTAGAACAGTGCGTCAACAACACTATTTTCCCAGCTCAGAAGCACCTTTCGTCGCTTAAACACACCCGACAGGCCCCACCCTCATGAAAACCCCGGGCTGGGGGGTGTCCTGGAGCGCAACGTCGATCAGGATCTCCGCCGCCGCCCGGGCCTGGCGCGCGGGCTCGGCGCTGGCGGCTATTGCCGCAGTGGTGATGGCGCCTTCAGCAAGGATGGCCAGTTGCGGGGCCAGCGATGCGGGGGCGCCGAGGTCGTCCGCCAGTTCAGCCAGATAGTCCTGGAAGTGTTTCTTCTGCTTTCTGACGATGTCGGTGATATTTCCGGAGGCACCGCCTACTTCCCCAAAGGAGTTGATAAAGGCGCACCCCCGGAATCCCTCGGAAGTGAACCAGCTGGCCAGGAAGTCGTAGACAGCCAGCAGTCGCTCGCGGGGCGCCTGGGTCGATTCAACCTGCGCCGTCACCCCGGACGTCCACATACGCTCCCAGGCGAACAGGACTTCTTCCACAATGGCTTCCTTGGACGGAAACAAGCGGTAAAGGCGCTTGAGCGGGACGCCCGATTCGGTCCGGAGTTCGTCCATTCCCACGGCAGTAAAGCCCCGGGCATAAAAAAGCACTGCGGCGGCGGCAATTACTTTCTCCCGGGATGCGTCATCGTCCGGTCGTTCCGCAGCCCGCTGGGCGGGCCGCCCGCGTTCTGTTGTGGTCATCGCAACTACCTCCTCGGGCGCGCCGCTTGCCTAGATAACGATCGTTCTCTATGGTAAACCCTATGACGTGAGAACGAGCGTTCTTCATCGGTCCGGAGCATTCCGGGCCGGGCTTGTTGTGACTGTCAGTGCCGAGAGCAGGGCGTTATGGCCAGCGGTCTGCGCGTACCCCTCATCCCGCTCGTCGTTGCCGGGCCGATACCTGAAGGCGCCATGAATCTTTTAGAGCAAGATGTATCTTCGAGGCCCGAACAGGCCCGGGACTTCCTTGTCAGTCTGCTCCTGCGCACGGCCCAGGGCGATCACCTGGCATTCAGCGAGTTCTACGGTCAAACCGCCCGCAAGGTCTCGGGACTGGTGCAGCGGGTGGTCGTCGACCGTGAGCTCAGCGAAGAGGTGGTCCAGGAGGTGTTCCTTGTGGTCTGGCAGGACGCGGCGAAGTACCAACCGGCCATGGGGACCCCGACAGCGTGGTTGATGACCATTGCGCACCGGCGGGCCGTTGACAAGGTCCGGTCCAGTCAGAGCAGCCGCAACCGCGATCACCGCTGGGCCACGAGTGCGCCCGGCGCCTACGACGTGGTCCTCGAGGCTGTGACGGAGAAGATGGACGCCCGGTTCCTCATCGCGTCGCTGGCCTGCCTCTCAGCCCTTCAGCGTGAATCGATCGTCCTCGCCTACTTCGGAGCGCTCAGCTACCGGGAAATCGCTGAGGAGCTGAA
This genomic window from Arthrobacter sp. EM1 contains:
- a CDS encoding glycogen debranching protein translates to MNTATRIGVEELRQSAIDVLKLNDLGTMTSAAPNLYPHMWSWDAAFVAIGLARYDVARAITELKTLQAAQWSTGMIPHIVFSENSAGYFPGFDRWGTASAAARPEAFKSSGICQPPVHAIAVRHIVDRGRENGGADQEAAEAFLSESFDGWLAWHRWLAEVRDPEGVGLIEIHHGWESGFDNSPRWDGPYSRINPGTVEPFTRRDTLHVADVSERPDDAEYTKYLWLVQQMASVDFDDRAVQDIIDFRVRDVFFSGIMAASSDVLADLADEIGRPEDAAELRGYAVRFRNGVASSIDPETGLARDYDVLAGEWISTQTVSGFAALVAGGEPATMAVQRNLLQGPDWMGYPDMRFPLPPSTSPASPAFRSRTYWRGPVWPFLNLLLGWAAKRDGQNELYETLKSASLRQLADLKFGEYYEPFTGEPLGSLNQAWTAAAALEWIGAAR
- a CDS encoding glycerate kinase encodes the protein MTVLIACDKFKGSLTAAEVCDSLRSGLLRARPGLDIVSVPIADGGDGTVAAAGAAGYEEIEAKVSGPTGAPLTAVFALDRPSGTAVVEMAQASGLERLPGGVLEPLTASSYGTGELVLAALDAGATTIVLAVGGSACTDGGAGFLQALGMSLRADDGRELPPGGGALSGLAAVDQSSLDPRLSGCHFILASDVDNVLVGPQGAAAVYGPQKGATAADVAQLDGGLSRFAGVLGRTPGIAPDTELRPGSGAAGGLGYAAMAVLDAKQHPGVEVVMRLSGLDDIITGLTDRDLVITGEGSLDVQTLSGKAAAGVALAARAAGVPVIAVCGQRKLTPDQLEGIGIAQAYALTDTRQDVRACIEEAADILQTTTKRIAEDWL
- a CDS encoding BadF/BadG/BcrA/BcrD ATPase family protein, with the translated sequence MTDTHQGTIIGLDIGGTKTRGIRIVDGAVTDDRSTGSANVQNVTLEEAARRLGELLSGLGAADADAVFVGAGGIDTEADAEQLRRLIAPHAPRADVTVIHDTRLILAAGGTDTGIAIISGTGSAAWGTNAAGQTGRAGGWGYLLGDEGSGYWFGREAVRHSLDRTNRGQDIDPLTRELLDYCGLASPEQLISLFHGTAGRHYWADASRLVFDAANAGHGPSLAIIDAGARHLAEQAAAVAARIGITGPVVLGGGLVTNQPTFQQSITRHLEDRGLTDIRVLAQEPVFGVLQLARDRAMA
- a CDS encoding ROK family protein, which produces MTIERVPARLSGATSHGHLLDLIRATGGMSRQQLLASTGMSRATLYERLETLLRRNLIYEAESMEATGGRRSRKIRFEDRGRVVLSFALGQTHATVAVSDTNGRQLRSRSVEHRINAPEDTVLQPLIRIGTELLDAGTGETLIGIGVSVPAPVDAGTGYVVHPTTIPEWEPDAVVTSVSSQWQVPIVVENDARAGALGECTTENETTVYVKVATGIGCGIVVDGTILRGAHGAAGDIGHIHVASDGPLCRCGRRGCLATFSSGSSLIDRLNSQGMTSLDEIARAAEQGQPDVEAQLLSAAEVLGGALAATVTTVNPNRLVLGGTIGTIPYFAERVRSRVLKDVVERIAEGLLVVAGATGDHAAVDGLTRLVMRKVFAPDAIDLLIVDYPIN
- a CDS encoding type I phosphomannose isomerase catalytic subunit is translated as MFLPITNEPRNYEWGSLTAISGLLGRQASGSPEAELWLGDHPGSPAQILDQDLANGATTLDHWIAADPVTALGTDSGEARLGFLLKILAADAPLSLQAHPTREQAVTGFARENAAGIPLDAAHRNYKDVQHKPEVIYALSETFEALASPSGAVRRCICRPATSMPTCKGSQLK
- a CDS encoding TetR/AcrR family transcriptional regulator, producing the protein MTTTERGRPAQRAAERPDDDASREKVIAAAAVLFYARGFTAVGMDELRTESGVPLKRLYRLFPSKEAIVEEVLFAWERMWTSGVTAQVESTQAPRERLLAVYDFLASWFTSEGFRGCAFINSFGEVGGASGNITDIVRKQKKHFQDYLAELADDLGAPASLAPQLAILAEGAITTAAIAASAEPARQARAAAEILIDVALQDTPQPGVFMRVGPVGCV
- a CDS encoding sigma-70 family RNA polymerase sigma factor, which produces MNLLEQDVSSRPEQARDFLVSLLLRTAQGDHLAFSEFYGQTARKVSGLVQRVVVDRELSEEVVQEVFLVVWQDAAKYQPAMGTPTAWLMTIAHRRAVDKVRSSQSSRNRDHRWATSAPGAYDVVLEAVTEKMDARFLIASLACLSALQRESIVLAYFGALSYREIAEELKVPLSTIKSRIRDGLNRLRTQLEPA